A genomic window from Tolypothrix sp. PCC 7910 includes:
- the ggt gene encoding gamma-glutamyltransferase — MRNSKLQRVAFTIFSLSVLLQCQVVSAAFTVPLRSKKGMVVSAHPLASDAGISMLRKGGNAVDAAVATTFAISVVEPFSAGIGGGGFLLMHSQKTGEIKALDFRERAPIKATRNLYLDAQGKVRPNASVNGYLAVATPGTVAGMYEVHRRYGKLPWREVVKPAIALAKDGFILSPLLTYRSLPALANRKQVILSNPAAREIFTRNGEYYQPGERLVQRDLAKTLEAIAQNPQSFYTGNIAQAIAADMAKNGGLITLADLQAYKPIWRTPICGNFRQAKICSMPPPSSGGVHLLQILNIIGDSNLKSRGWHHPDALHLMAEAMKIAYADRSQYLGDPDFVKVPVQQLISTAYAKKRRQEINMEVAKPATEVKPVDQKTLQQFSQALPLGLTPRSNPKFKIRNPKLSESPETSHLTVVDAQHNAVSLTFTINLGFGAGVVTPGTGIVLNNEMDDFAAAPGVPNAFGLIGNEANSIAPRKTPLSSMTPTIVTENGQLRMAVGAPGGSTIITQVLQVILNVLEYGMDAGAAVSAPRIHHQWLPDELRVEPWGLDAVTLQELRRRGHNIKERTPWGNANAIVVTADKALEGAADPRGEGSAMGF, encoded by the coding sequence GTGCGTAATTCTAAATTGCAGCGCGTTGCATTTACCATCTTTTCTCTGAGTGTTTTGCTTCAGTGCCAAGTTGTATCAGCTGCCTTTACTGTACCTCTACGCAGTAAAAAAGGGATGGTAGTATCAGCGCATCCCTTAGCCAGTGATGCAGGTATTTCTATGTTACGCAAAGGTGGGAATGCTGTTGATGCAGCAGTCGCCACAACCTTTGCAATTTCTGTGGTTGAGCCTTTTTCTGCGGGAATTGGTGGCGGTGGATTTTTACTGATGCATTCCCAAAAAACTGGCGAAATAAAAGCGCTGGATTTTCGAGAACGCGCACCCATCAAAGCCACGAGAAATCTTTACTTAGATGCACAAGGTAAAGTGCGTCCAAATGCAAGTGTCAATGGTTATTTGGCAGTAGCGACACCAGGAACGGTGGCAGGAATGTATGAAGTGCATCGCCGTTATGGTAAGCTGCCCTGGCGAGAGGTGGTAAAACCTGCGATCGCACTCGCCAAAGATGGCTTTATCCTGAGTCCTTTGCTAACTTACCGTTCTTTGCCAGCTCTAGCAAATCGTAAGCAAGTAATTCTCAGCAACCCAGCAGCGCGAGAAATTTTTACGCGCAATGGTGAATATTATCAGCCAGGGGAAAGGTTAGTGCAGCGTGACTTAGCCAAAACTCTAGAAGCGATCGCTCAAAATCCCCAAAGTTTTTACACAGGTAATATTGCCCAAGCGATCGCCGCAGATATGGCCAAAAATGGTGGTTTAATTACTTTGGCAGACTTGCAAGCCTACAAACCCATTTGGCGGACTCCGATTTGTGGCAATTTTCGTCAAGCTAAAATCTGCTCAATGCCACCACCTTCTTCGGGAGGAGTTCACCTATTGCAGATTTTAAACATTATTGGAGACAGCAATTTAAAATCCAGGGGCTGGCATCACCCCGATGCTTTACATCTAATGGCAGAGGCAATGAAAATAGCTTACGCAGATCGTTCCCAATATTTAGGCGATCCTGATTTTGTGAAAGTCCCTGTACAGCAACTCATTAGCACCGCCTATGCTAAAAAACGCCGTCAAGAAATTAACATGGAAGTTGCTAAACCTGCGACAGAGGTAAAACCAGTAGACCAAAAAACACTACAACAGTTTAGTCAGGCTTTACCATTAGGTTTAACGCCACGAAGTAATCCAAAATTTAAAATCCGAAATCCGAAATTGTCTGAATCGCCGGAAACTAGTCATTTAACAGTTGTAGATGCACAGCACAATGCCGTTAGTTTGACATTTACAATTAACCTTGGTTTTGGCGCAGGTGTAGTGACACCTGGAACAGGAATTGTGCTGAACAACGAGATGGATGATTTTGCTGCTGCACCAGGTGTACCTAATGCTTTTGGCTTAATTGGTAACGAAGCAAATTCTATCGCACCTCGGAAAACGCCGCTATCTAGCATGACACCTACAATTGTCACCGAAAATGGTCAGTTACGAATGGCTGTAGGTGCGCCTGGTGGTAGCACGATCATCACCCAAGTCTTGCAAGTTATCCTCAACGTACTGGAATATGGCATGGATGCTGGTGCAGCAGTTTCTGCTCCACGCATACATCACCAGTGGCTTCCCGATGAGTTGCGAGTAGAACCTTGGGGTTTGGATGCTGTCACTTTACAGGAGTTGCGCCGACGTGGACACAACATCAAGGAAAGAACTCCTTGGGGTAATGCTAATGCGATTGTAGTAACGGCAGATAAGGCTTTAGAGGGAGCAGCCGATCCTCGCGGAGAAGGTTCCGCTATGGGTTTTTGA
- a CDS encoding DUF1802 family protein, giving the protein MNLTTTFHALKEWAVAIDALENGNTIMLLRKGGVHEQNGLFQVAHHQVLLYPTFEHQQTFLLKSEYANLVCPVTSGWHPETVRIGSWAEITDILPVRDESTVNNLLPFHIWNEHFISDRLKWKARQPLYILLLRVYKLAEVQEIPYLTQYGGCKSWIDLAQPINIQGAEPVLPESRYQQLVGEIRTIVGDKLYAPSL; this is encoded by the coding sequence ATGAATTTGACCACAACTTTTCATGCACTCAAAGAATGGGCAGTTGCTATTGATGCCTTAGAAAATGGCAACACTATTATGTTGCTTCGCAAAGGTGGTGTCCATGAACAAAATGGACTTTTTCAAGTGGCTCATCACCAGGTTTTACTCTACCCTACATTTGAGCATCAACAAACTTTTCTGCTCAAATCTGAGTATGCTAATCTTGTATGCCCAGTCACATCTGGCTGGCATCCGGAAACGGTTCGCATCGGTAGTTGGGCGGAAATTACTGATATTTTACCTGTGAGGGACGAGTCAACTGTTAACAACTTGCTTCCCTTCCATATTTGGAACGAGCATTTTATTAGCGATCGCTTAAAATGGAAAGCTCGTCAGCCTTTGTATATTCTCCTGCTCCGGGTTTATAAACTCGCCGAAGTCCAGGAAATTCCTTATCTGACTCAATATGGTGGCTGCAAGTCTTGGATTGATTTAGCACAACCTATTAATATTCAAGGTGCAGAACCAGTTTTGCCTGAGTCTCGTTATCAGCAGCTAGTAGGGGAAATTCGCACAATTGTGGGCGATAAATTGTATGCCCCATCTTTGTGA
- a CDS encoding aldo/keto reductase, translating into MEKRTIGTSDVKITPILMGTWQAGKRMWVGIEDDDSIKTIRAAFEAGITTIDTAEVYGDGHSERIVAEALSDVRSQVEYATKVFANHLKYDQVIAACERSLKNLKTDYIDLYQIHWPSGAFNTEIVPIEETMNALNFLKEQGKIRAIGVSNFSREQLAQATQYGRIDSLQPPYSLFWRPVEKELMPYCVEHQISILAYSPLAQGLLTGKFSPGHQFDPADNRAKNRLFQGENFERAQQALDKLRPIAERHNATLAQLALAWLIAQPQTNAIAGARYPQQAKDNAVAGEVKLSDAELAEIDAIGRSVTDHLDESKLMWEW; encoded by the coding sequence ATGGAAAAGCGAACTATCGGAACATCAGATGTCAAAATTACACCTATCTTAATGGGTACTTGGCAAGCTGGTAAAAGAATGTGGGTAGGTATTGAAGATGATGACTCTATTAAAACAATTCGAGCTGCATTTGAGGCTGGAATTACCACAATTGATACGGCTGAGGTCTATGGTGATGGGCACTCTGAACGCATTGTAGCTGAAGCTTTATCAGATGTGCGATCGCAAGTTGAGTACGCCACAAAAGTTTTTGCAAACCATCTCAAGTATGACCAAGTAATCGCCGCTTGCGAACGGTCTTTAAAAAATTTAAAAACTGACTACATAGACTTATATCAAATTCATTGGCCATCTGGTGCTTTTAATACTGAAATAGTCCCAATTGAGGAAACAATGAATGCTCTTAATTTTCTGAAAGAGCAAGGAAAAATTCGTGCCATTGGAGTTTCTAATTTTTCTCGCGAGCAATTAGCCCAAGCTACTCAATATGGCAGAATTGATAGTTTACAACCACCCTATTCTCTATTTTGGCGACCAGTAGAAAAAGAGTTAATGCCCTATTGTGTCGAACATCAGATTTCTATTTTGGCTTATTCACCTTTAGCTCAAGGATTATTAACAGGTAAATTTTCTCCCGGACATCAATTTGACCCTGCAGACAATCGTGCTAAAAATAGACTATTTCAAGGTGAAAACTTTGAACGCGCCCAACAAGCTTTAGATAAACTACGCCCCATAGCAGAAAGACACAATGCTACCTTGGCTCAGTTAGCCCTAGCTTGGTTAATCGCTCAACCACAAACAAATGCGATCGCAGGTGCGCGTTATCCCCAACAAGCAAAAGATAACGCTGTGGCTGGTGAGGTGAAACTTTCGGACGCAGAACTAGCAGAGATCGATGCTATTGGTCGTAGTGTTACCGATCATCTCGATGAAAGTAAACTCATGTGGGAATGGTAA
- a CDS encoding NAD(P)H-quinone oxidoreductase subunit 4 has product MSPIQVPWLTAIILLPLMASIAIPFIPDKEGKTVRWYGLGVALADFALMIYAFWHNYDFHNSSFQLVEKYSWVPQLGLNWSVAVDGLSMPLVLLTGLINTLAIFAAWKVTNKPRLFYGLMLVMYSAQLGVFVAQDLLLFFLMWEIELVPVYLLISIWGGQNRRYAATKFILYTAAASIFILVAGFAMAFSGDTVTFDMAALGMKNYSQALELLVYAGFLIAFGVKLPIFPLHTWLPDAHGEASAPGSMILAGVLLKMGGYALIRFNIEMLPNAHVTFAPVLAILGVVNIVYGACCAFAQTNLKRRLAYSSIAHMGFVLIGIASYTEIGISGAVLQMVSHGLIAASLFFLSGVTYERTHTLMMDKMGGMGKVMPRTFALFTAGSMASLALPGMSGFVGELMVFLGIASSDVYSSSFKVVVVLLSAVGVILTPVYLLSMLRQVFYGKQSEELHLDKFIPDVKPRELFITACLLVPIIGIGFYPKLITQTYDVKTVELAAHARQVLPVVARQQPSSLYSRLFQAPTLAASQVDSLVNITE; this is encoded by the coding sequence ATGAGTCCTATTCAAGTTCCTTGGCTAACCGCCATAATTCTCTTACCCCTGATGGCATCAATAGCCATCCCCTTTATCCCCGATAAAGAAGGTAAAACAGTCCGCTGGTATGGTTTAGGAGTAGCGCTAGCAGACTTTGCACTCATGATTTATGCCTTTTGGCATAACTACGACTTCCACAATTCAAGCTTCCAACTAGTAGAAAAATATTCTTGGGTACCACAGTTAGGTTTGAATTGGTCTGTAGCAGTTGACGGTTTGTCAATGCCTTTAGTGTTACTGACCGGCTTAATTAACACCCTCGCAATTTTCGCGGCTTGGAAAGTAACCAACAAGCCGCGTTTATTTTATGGATTAATGCTGGTAATGTACAGCGCCCAGCTTGGCGTGTTTGTTGCCCAAGATTTATTATTGTTCTTTTTAATGTGGGAAATCGAGCTAGTACCTGTGTACCTGCTGATTTCAATTTGGGGTGGACAAAACCGCCGCTACGCTGCCACTAAGTTTATTCTCTACACTGCTGCCGCATCAATATTTATCTTGGTAGCTGGTTTTGCAATGGCATTCTCTGGAGATACCGTTACCTTTGATATGGCGGCTCTGGGAATGAAGAATTATTCTCAAGCTTTGGAATTATTAGTTTACGCGGGTTTCTTAATTGCCTTCGGTGTCAAACTGCCGATTTTCCCTCTACATACTTGGCTACCTGATGCACATGGTGAAGCATCCGCACCTGGTTCCATGATTTTGGCTGGTGTGTTACTGAAGATGGGTGGTTATGCACTAATCCGCTTCAACATTGAAATGTTACCTAATGCCCATGTTACCTTTGCCCCAGTATTGGCAATCTTGGGTGTAGTAAATATTGTTTACGGTGCTTGTTGCGCCTTTGCTCAAACAAACCTCAAACGTCGGTTGGCTTACTCTTCAATTGCCCACATGGGGTTTGTGTTAATTGGGATTGCTTCCTATACAGAAATTGGGATCAGCGGCGCTGTTCTCCAGATGGTTTCTCACGGTTTAATTGCTGCTAGCTTGTTCTTCTTGTCTGGTGTGACTTACGAACGTACCCACACCTTGATGATGGATAAAATGGGCGGTATGGGTAAAGTAATGCCCCGCACCTTCGCTTTATTTACAGCCGGTTCAATGGCTTCTCTAGCTTTACCTGGAATGAGTGGCTTTGTCGGTGAATTGATGGTGTTCTTGGGTATTGCTAGCAGTGATGTTTACAGTTCTAGCTTTAAGGTTGTAGTTGTATTGCTATCAGCAGTGGGCGTAATTTTAACTCCGGTTTACTTACTGTCGATGTTGCGTCAAGTGTTCTACGGTAAGCAAAGCGAAGAGTTACATTTGGATAAGTTTATTCCTGATGTTAAACCCCGCGAACTTTTTATCACCGCTTGTCTTTTAGTTCCCATCATCGGAATTGGTTTCTATCCCAAATTAATCACTCAAACTTATGATGTGAAGACAGTAGAATTAGCTGCTCATGCACGCCAAGTTCTACCAGTTGTGGCTCGCCAACAACCATCTAGCCTATATTCACGTCTGTTTCAAGCTCCAACATTAGCTGCTTCTCAAGTAGATAGTTTGGTTAATATTACTGAGTAA
- a CDS encoding glycosyltransferase family 2 protein, with protein MKPEVSVIIPSYNTENYIYQAIDSALKQTLNNIEIIVVDDASTDGTLNVLKKFNDQRLKILANPKNIGVAGTRNRALKVAKGQWVAVLDSDDWYAPERLERLLQVAYSEDADIVADDLYFIEDGQDYPWSTLISQSGESINQVKLIEPALFVETDMYGQQGLHLGLSKPIFKRDFLISNNIEYDEILTINEDFWLALQCLVYRAKFILLPEQYYFYRSRSGSLASSVSAGVNKNLVNLELTCQKIQDFMKLKDIINCHPNLAQALSKKLKISQKYLDYYRVVTALKKRQYLNFFRQITSNPYFFIHVIFRLPGIIKRRIQYYILGDKSTFSLAHLK; from the coding sequence ATGAAACCTGAAGTCTCTGTAATTATTCCCTCATATAATACTGAAAATTATATTTATCAGGCTATAGATTCAGCCTTAAAACAAACTCTAAATAATATTGAAATCATTGTGGTTGACGATGCATCTACTGATGGTACATTAAATGTATTAAAAAAGTTTAATGATCAGCGATTAAAGATATTAGCCAACCCAAAAAATATTGGTGTAGCAGGTACGCGTAATCGCGCTTTAAAAGTAGCTAAAGGTCAATGGGTTGCTGTTCTTGATTCTGATGATTGGTATGCACCGGAGCGATTAGAAAGACTTTTACAGGTGGCATACTCAGAAGATGCTGACATAGTTGCAGATGATTTATATTTTATAGAAGATGGACAAGACTACCCCTGGAGTACATTAATTAGTCAAAGTGGTGAGTCTATTAACCAAGTAAAATTAATCGAACCAGCCCTTTTTGTAGAAACAGATATGTATGGTCAACAGGGTTTACATCTTGGTCTGTCAAAACCTATATTTAAACGGGATTTTTTAATTAGTAATAATATTGAATACGATGAAATACTAACCATAAATGAAGACTTTTGGCTAGCTTTGCAATGTTTAGTATATAGAGCCAAATTTATATTGCTACCAGAACAATATTATTTTTATCGCTCTCGTTCAGGTTCGTTAGCGTCTTCAGTGTCTGCAGGAGTGAATAAAAACCTTGTAAATCTTGAACTAACTTGCCAGAAGATTCAAGATTTTATGAAACTAAAAGATATAATCAATTGCCATCCTAATTTAGCTCAAGCTTTATCTAAAAAACTTAAAATTAGCCAAAAATATTTAGATTATTATCGTGTTGTCACGGCTCTTAAAAAAAGGCAATACTTGAATTTTTTCAGGCAAATAACATCTAATCCATATTTCTTTATTCATGTTATTTTCAGGCTTCCAGGCATAATTAAGAGGAGAATTCAATATTATATTTTAGGTGATAAATCTACATTTAGTCTGGCACATTTAAAATAA
- a CDS encoding cytochrome P450 codes for MKLPNGPKSPAFVQMLQWIFQPMPFMAACAERYGDIFTMQLNPPVVFVSNPQALQQILTSDTKEFAAPSDWNKVFEPMLGKNSVITVSGEVHRRQRQLLMPPFHGDRMRTYGQVINDVTAQVISQWEIDKPFCARSAMQIITMRVIMQAVFGLYEGPRAQELEQVLATMLNENSPLRVVELYFPALRLDFGPRSSWGRFLRRRKRVHQLLNEEIQERRENPDPSRTDILSLLIAARDEAGEAMTDEEIRDELMTLLTAGHETTATALTWALYWIHKLPSVQQKLVQEIDSLGENSDPSSVFKSPYLNAVCCEALRIYPVGMLTFPRVVKTPVSLCGHDLEPGTIVLGSIYLTHQREDLYPQHQEFKPERFLERQFSPYEFLPFGGGARRCIGMAFAQFEMKVILAKILSSWDLALVDQNLEIRPKRRGLVTGPNRSIQLVAKQQHQLTSRTLESSSI; via the coding sequence ATGAAACTACCCAACGGCCCCAAATCTCCAGCGTTTGTCCAGATGCTTCAGTGGATTTTCCAACCCATGCCGTTTATGGCAGCTTGTGCCGAACGCTATGGCGATATTTTCACTATGCAATTAAATCCGCCTGTGGTGTTTGTGAGCAACCCCCAGGCGCTACAGCAAATTTTAACCAGCGATACCAAGGAATTTGCAGCCCCCAGCGATTGGAATAAAGTTTTTGAACCAATGCTAGGGAAAAATTCCGTAATTACAGTCAGTGGGGAGGTACATCGCCGTCAACGCCAGTTATTAATGCCGCCGTTTCACGGTGACAGAATGCGTACCTACGGCCAGGTAATTAACGATGTCACAGCGCAAGTAATTAGCCAATGGGAAATAGATAAACCCTTCTGTGCTAGGTCAGCGATGCAAATCATTACCATGCGGGTGATTATGCAAGCTGTATTTGGATTATACGAAGGGCCACGCGCCCAAGAGTTAGAGCAAGTTTTAGCAACAATGCTTAACGAAAACTCTCCCTTAAGGGTAGTTGAACTTTATTTTCCTGCCCTGCGCCTAGATTTTGGCCCCCGCAGTTCTTGGGGAAGATTCCTGCGCCGCAGAAAGCGCGTTCATCAACTTCTCAATGAAGAAATTCAGGAACGGCGCGAAAATCCCGACCCATCGCGCACAGATATTCTCAGCTTACTCATAGCGGCCCGTGATGAAGCCGGTGAAGCCATGACTGACGAAGAAATACGCGATGAATTAATGACGCTGTTAACAGCAGGACATGAAACCACAGCCACAGCCTTAACTTGGGCATTGTACTGGATTCATAAATTACCATCAGTTCAGCAAAAACTAGTACAAGAAATTGATAGCTTGGGTGAGAACTCAGACCCCAGTAGCGTTTTTAAATCACCATATCTCAACGCTGTCTGCTGCGAAGCCTTGCGAATTTATCCAGTGGGGATGCTGACTTTTCCACGTGTAGTTAAAACACCCGTATCTTTATGTGGTCATGATTTAGAACCCGGCACAATCGTACTTGGTTCCATTTATCTCACCCATCAACGCGAAGATTTATACCCACAACATCAAGAATTTAAACCAGAACGCTTTTTAGAACGTCAATTTTCACCTTACGAATTTTTGCCCTTTGGCGGTGGTGCAAGACGCTGTATAGGCATGGCATTTGCCCAATTTGAAATGAAAGTAATACTAGCGAAAATTCTCTCCAGTTGGGATTTGGCACTAGTTGATCAGAATCTTGAGATTCGTCCGAAGCGCCGTGGTTTGGTTACAGGGCCAAATCGCAGCATTCAATTAGTGGCGAAACAACAGCATCAGCTAACATCTCGGACTTTAGAATCAAGTAGCATTTAA
- a CDS encoding phosphoketolase yields MTATTPKASSALPNFCEGIQYFGEALPGFETYGANPAIESGKVAIADPNDPVAVYQTLLAADALRYLTLQITGSKASGHPGGFASQAEAYAALVMLGYKNIITEVGHHAPGFYSAMFLDRSLEDMGILTVQQLRDRFREKHGLLGHLSGYIPGILAPAGPLGQGQHFAMSAALLHKDKLFPFTLGDGGLGEPYIMSSIAHFNTAYPSVTNFLPVLVWNGYSQEHHSMVSLKTNEQMTAYWQGNGFAEVVLVDAKEFDDQNQAGDYVDSTAFSFEQRLAFTKAVLLGVDQAARSALNGKLTVFIIKQLKGAGVHARGAKSHNLYPKDTLDAPHIVNALKERALPAEAWQIVRTNAERAGGGPAAKTVVTEFELPLADLGELPLEEYAVGGEPKVSTTAMGRLVGIVGKKDPNFLVTNADGNEASGIANINQALKIIHPTTDDLYNQAPNGQVYEPLSEDACAGLAAGLSLMGARTLWCSYESFAINGLPIWQTVTQAMAELRRQTPSTITLFTAGALEQGRNGWTHQRPEIEAYFASLMRTGNVFPLFPPDANSIQACYDWALQTKNKGIVITASKSPLPIRTTLEQTRQGLRDGAVLLHEVPGDKQVVFAVIGDMTLMPVFEAAAFLETEGIGAKIVSVINPRRLYRPNDTAWDTCSEPDGGFLDDVKFTELFGGDALIGVTGGAAAMLEPIMLRSNSKRDTFAWKRGETTASAGELMGFNGLTAEALTKRAIELVH; encoded by the coding sequence ATGACAGCAACCACGCCTAAAGCATCTTCAGCGCTTCCTAATTTTTGCGAAGGAATTCAATATTTTGGCGAAGCGTTACCAGGTTTTGAAACCTATGGTGCAAACCCTGCTATAGAATCAGGCAAAGTAGCGATCGCAGATCCGAATGATCCAGTAGCCGTATATCAAACTTTACTGGCTGCCGATGCTCTACGTTACCTGACGCTACAAATCACAGGTAGTAAAGCTTCTGGTCACCCTGGTGGATTTGCTAGCCAAGCGGAAGCTTACGCGGCTCTGGTCATGTTAGGGTACAAAAACATTATTACGGAAGTCGGTCACCACGCCCCTGGATTTTATAGTGCCATGTTCCTCGATCGCTCTTTAGAGGATATGGGTATTTTGACTGTCCAACAATTGCGCGATCGCTTTCGTGAAAAGCATGGACTTTTAGGGCATCTTTCCGGTTACATACCCGGTATTCTCGCACCTGCGGGGCCGTTAGGGCAAGGGCAACACTTCGCCATGTCCGCCGCGCTGCTGCATAAAGATAAATTATTTCCCTTCACCCTGGGGGATGGTGGGTTAGGTGAACCTTATATTATGAGTTCAATAGCTCACTTTAATACTGCTTATCCCAGCGTCACCAACTTCTTACCTGTGCTGGTGTGGAACGGTTACAGCCAAGAACATCACAGTATGGTTTCTCTGAAAACCAACGAACAGATGACAGCATACTGGCAAGGTAACGGTTTTGCGGAAGTTGTGTTAGTTGATGCTAAAGAATTTGACGACCAAAACCAAGCTGGCGATTATGTTGATAGTACCGCCTTTTCCTTCGAGCAGCGTTTAGCCTTTACCAAAGCTGTACTTTTGGGAGTTGATCAAGCTGCGCGTTCGGCTTTGAATGGTAAGCTGACAGTCTTCATTATTAAACAACTCAAAGGTGCGGGAGTTCACGCCAGAGGTGCAAAATCTCACAACCTCTATCCTAAAGATACGCTGGATGCTCCCCATATTGTTAACGCCTTAAAAGAACGGGCATTACCTGCAGAAGCTTGGCAAATTGTGCGGACAAATGCCGAACGTGCAGGAGGTGGCCCCGCTGCGAAAACAGTGGTAACAGAATTTGAATTACCATTAGCAGATTTAGGCGAATTACCTTTAGAAGAATATGCAGTAGGTGGCGAACCAAAAGTTTCCACAACTGCAATGGGAAGATTAGTCGGAATTGTCGGTAAAAAAGACCCCAATTTCTTAGTAACTAATGCTGATGGTAACGAAGCATCTGGAATTGCCAATATTAACCAAGCATTAAAGATTATTCACCCCACAACCGACGACTTATATAATCAAGCACCCAACGGACAAGTTTACGAACCATTGAGTGAAGATGCTTGTGCTGGTTTAGCTGCTGGTTTGTCATTAATGGGTGCTAGAACCTTGTGGTGTTCCTACGAATCTTTTGCCATCAACGGATTACCAATTTGGCAAACTGTTACCCAAGCAATGGCAGAATTGCGTCGTCAAACTCCTTCAACAATTACATTATTTACTGCTGGTGCATTAGAGCAAGGACGTAACGGTTGGACACATCAACGTCCAGAAATTGAAGCTTATTTTGCTTCCTTAATGCGAACTGGCAATGTATTCCCATTATTCCCCCCCGATGCTAACAGTATTCAAGCTTGTTATGACTGGGCATTGCAAACAAAAAATAAAGGAATTGTGATTACTGCGAGTAAATCACCTTTACCAATTCGCACCACATTAGAACAAACTCGTCAAGGTTTACGCGACGGTGCAGTATTATTGCATGAAGTTCCAGGTGATAAACAAGTTGTGTTTGCTGTCATTGGTGATATGACATTAATGCCAGTATTTGAAGCCGCAGCTTTCTTAGAAACTGAAGGTATTGGCGCGAAGATAGTTTCTGTGATTAATCCTCGCCGTTTATATCGTCCTAATGATACTGCTTGGGATACTTGTTCGGAACCTGATGGTGGTTTCTTAGATGATGTCAAATTTACCGAATTATTTGGTGGCGATGCGTTAATTGGTGTTACTGGTGGTGCGGCGGCGATGCTAGAACCAATTATGTTGCGGAGTAATTCTAAGCGCGATACTTTTGCATGGAAGCGTGGGGAAACTACAGCGAGTGCTGGTGAATTGATGGGGTTTAATGGGTTGACTGCGGAGGCGTTGACGAAGCGGGCAATTGAATTAGTGCATTAA
- a CDS encoding type II toxin-antitoxin system RelE/ParE family toxin produces MTYLVEYEPEALADLEKLTKAVCERIVNKINWLTENFDQITPQPLTADLSGFYKLRIGDYRVIYEFDSEKKTIFIDRVGHRREIYD; encoded by the coding sequence ATGACTTACTTAGTTGAGTATGAACCGGAAGCCCTAGCTGACTTAGAAAAGTTGACAAAAGCTGTCTGTGAAAGAATAGTTAACAAGATTAATTGGCTAACTGAAAATTTCGACCAGATTACACCCCAACCCCTCACGGCTGACTTATCTGGTTTTTATAAACTGAGAATTGGAGATTATCGAGTTATTTACGAATTTGACTCTGAGAAAAAAACTATTTTTATTGATCGAGTTGGACACCGGAGAGAAATTTACGATTGA
- a CDS encoding type II toxin-antitoxin system VapC family toxin, with protein sequence MTYLLDTNIVSSVLKRNAIVEKKLRNANISGQNIFISCITYYEVKRGLLYANASRQLADFNQFYEKYEILFLDDIDIIEQACQIHADLKRKGTPIQEADILIAATAIARGLILVSNDSDLLRVEGLNLENWLSADI encoded by the coding sequence GTGACTTATTTACTAGATACAAATATTGTTAGTTCTGTTCTCAAAAGAAATGCAATTGTTGAGAAAAAATTGCGTAATGCTAATATTTCAGGACAAAATATTTTTATCAGTTGTATAACTTATTATGAAGTTAAAAGAGGACTTTTATATGCAAATGCTTCCAGGCAACTAGCAGACTTTAATCAATTTTATGAGAAATATGAAATTTTATTTCTAGATGATATAGATATTATTGAACAAGCTTGCCAAATTCATGCAGATTTAAAAAGAAAAGGTACGCCAATACAAGAGGCAGATATTTTGATTGCAGCTACAGCGATCGCACGTGGATTAATTTTAGTTTCCAATGATTCTGACTTGCTAAGAGTTGAAGGGCTAAACTTGGAAAATTGGCTATCAGCAGATATTTAA